A part of Arachis hypogaea cultivar Tifrunner chromosome 12, arahy.Tifrunner.gnm2.J5K5, whole genome shotgun sequence genomic DNA contains:
- the LOC112727315 gene encoding E3 ubiquitin-protein ligase SGR9, amyloplastic — protein MEEATTSSTSSTIMAALSTLSPTTVSNLTHSIISATNHRTHRLALLLSSPTLFSLTLHHLHTLSLHQKTLLIARHLLSSLHTLTRHAAMPPPLSTSMRQRDLDAVLLLLLFCETHNHNPELLEDSFSEWRVNLRRAFREKILAAVSFCGGFGLPSIGECNGTILIPYVETVVRCMGLVGSMGCCVGRGNNKEEVEVAAAAAAVVALPAVEVAVGGKECVICKEEMRVGRDVCELPCQHLFHWMCILPWLGKRNTCPCCRLRLPSHDVFGEIQRLWGVLVKIGEKECRSG, from the coding sequence ATGGAAGAAGCAACAACATCTTCAACATCATCAACAATCATGGCAGCACTCTCCACTCTCTCTCCCACCACCGTCTCCAATCTCACCCACTCCATCATCTCCGCCACCAACCACCGCACCCACCGCCTCGCCCTCCTCCTCTCCtccccaaccctcttctctctAACCCtccaccatctccataccctctCTCTCCACCAAAAAACCCTCCTCATCGCGCGCCACCTCCTCTCTTCTCTCCACACACTCACTCGCCACGCCGCAATGCCGCCGCCATTGTCAACTTCAATGCGGCAACGCGATCTCGACGCGGTTCTCCTCCTTCTCTTGTTCTGCGAGACGCACAACCACAACCCCGAGCTTTTAGAAGATTCCTTTTCGGAATGGAGGGTGAATTTGAGAAGGGCTTTCCGGGAGAAAATATTGGCGGCCGTTTCTTTTTGTGGCGGTTTTGGATTACCAAGTATTGGGGAGTGTAACGGAACGATCTTGATCCCTTATGTGGAAACGGTGGTTCGGTGCATGGGGCTGGTGGGGTCCATGGGATGTTGTGTAGGGAGAGGGAATAATAAGGAGGAGGTGGAGGTGGCGGCAGCGGCGGCGGCGGTAGTGGCTTTGCCGGCGGTGGAAGTGGCGGTTGGAGGAAAAGAGTGCGTGATTTGCAAAGAAGAGATGCGCGTGGGGAGGGACGTCTGCGAGTTGCCATGTCAGCATTTGTTTCATTGGATGTGCATTTTGCCGTGGCTTGGAAAGAGGAACACGTGTCCCTGCTGCCGGCTCAGGTTGCCGTCCCATGATGTCTTCGGAGAGATCCAACGGCTGTGGGGTGTTTTGGTTAAGATAGGTGAAAAAGAATGTAGAAGCGGTTAA